The stretch of DNA tatcctatccactatcctatcctatcctctatcctatcctatcctctatcctatcaaatcccctatcctatcctctatcctatcctatcctgtatcctatcctatcctctatcctctatcgtatccaatcctctatcctatcctatcctctattctatcctctatcctatcctatcctctataatatcgtacactctatcctataatatcgtctatccgatcctattctctatcctatcctctatcctatcctctatcctatcctctatcctatcctattctctatcctatcctatcctctatcctatcctatcttctatcctatcctatcctctatcctatcctatcgtctatcctatcctatcctctatcctatcctatcctctatcctatcctatcctccatgccatcctatcctctatcctatcaaatcccctatcctatcaaatcctctatcctatcctctatcctatcctatcctctatcctatcgtatcctctatcctatcctatcctatcctctatcgtatcaaatcccctatcctatcctctatcctatcctatcctatctgttagACGCGTTCAAACGGTCTATTCCTATGGCGAGCACCGAGAACACCCCCCTCTCCTTTCGTCGTCTCGGAACGAGCAGACACCGCGAAGCGAGCTCCCGTGTATGAAGGTGGTGGGGCGTCTATCAAGCATGTAAATAGGCCTcccgaaaaattcgaataagTTCCGTTGTAACATCCTCTGCGAGTACACGCGAATATTTTGCTAACGTTCCAGTAGCTTTGTAATCGGTCGGCTTTGTCTCCCCTGCGAGATAACCACGGGTTCTGTAAAGCATCTCTCCTCTGCGAGAATAATTATAGATCAAGTTAGTGCAATAAAGACAGTTTGTGAACCGCAGAAACCCGGTTGACGCCAGTGCAGCTTCCTAGTTGTAGTTCGACTCCGTACGTCTCCTTTCCACTCTCTGCACGCGATCCAGTGCATTGTCCTTTTCGCGGACTCTTAATTCAAACCAGGGTCGGTGAAACagtttttggtccttcgagccggatctcaGAGAGACAGTTCGTACGGGTTCAGTTTAACGGCGACAATCAAACCGTCATTTTCAAACGCGGGTGTCGAGTGTCGTGACATTCAAGCCGCAAACAATTCAAAATGAATACAAGTGCCATGGAGACCTTCGAGGCGGTCCTTGAGCGACAAACGCAAGCGTTCGCTCAGCTGACAAAAATACTGTCGAACACCAAGAAAAGAGGGGTCGACAATTTTACGGTGGAGTACCTGGACGCCAGATTAACGATGTACCAGGAGACCTGGACGCAGATCACCTCCTTCAACGGGTACCTACAGGCGTACCGAAAGGCGGACAAGACGAAGCAGGACCTTCCCTACTTCAAGGCCAACACcatggacaggatggaggacgCGTACCTCGAAGGCTGGTCTTACCTACGGGAGCAGCTGACGCATCTACGCCCCCCTATCACACCCCCTGCGGCGAATTCTTCGATGGCGTTCCCAGTACCGACGGTAACTCGTCCGGCGCACGTACAATTACCGCGAATCGAACTCCCGAAATTCGACGGCGATTATACTCGTTGGAAATCCTTCGAATCGCGATTCAATTCCGCGGTAATCGTGAACGGGACTCTCACGGATGCGGAAAGACTGCAGTACCTGCTTAGGGCATTGTCGGGCGAACCACTCGAAGCGATACAGCACCTCGATGTATCTGACGCGAACTTCCAGATCGGTTGGAACCGTCTCAAGGAGATTTACGATAATGAACGAGTCATCGTACATACGTTGATGCAAAAGCTTTATTCGTTAAAAACGATCAAATTGTCTCAACTCGACTCACTGAATCAGTTCGCGATTCATTATCGCAACACCCTCGAGGCGTTATATCATTTAGGTAGAGGCACAAAGGAGGATCACCTTGTCCATTTCGTTTCGAGCAAGTTCGACCGCGAATTAGAAACGGAGTGGAATAAAACTCTCGGCGATGCGCGATCCTACCCGAAGTACGATACTCTGGAAAAGTTCATCCTCGAACAAACCGCGGCAGTCAAAATGTCGAGTCAACCGGCGCCGTCGCTTCAAACCTCTTCGGGCCCTTCGAAAACTTTGCGGCAAAAAACGAGCGCGCACATTATCGAAGAAAGTAGGGACTCCACTACCTGCTTCCTTTGTAAAGAAGCGCACGTACCCCGCGACTGCAGCATGTTTCGTAGCCTCTCTCCACTCGCTCGATTCGAAACATTAAAAAACCAGCGTGTGTGCATCAATTGTCTAGGCGCAAATCACACCGTCTCGAATTGCCCCAGCACAAATGTCTGTAGACAGTGTGGGGAAAAACATCACACGATGTTGCACCGCGGAGAAACCAGGGCCCCCAGCAGACCCAAAACGGTCAATTATCGAAAACCGGCAGCTTCGCTCCAGCCGCCGCGGTCAAACGCGTCTGTCCCTGCGCGGACCCTGACAACGCCCCTATCGGCCGAAGCCTCTGCGCAGCCCTCAAGTTCGGGAGGGGTAGGTAGCAACGTCGCGACACATTTCGCCGAAGCCAGCCCGAATGGCACAAGGACTGTCCTACTAGCTACCGCAATGGTCAAGGTCTTCGCGCCTAACGGCCAGTCACG from Halictus rubicundus isolate RS-2024b unplaced genomic scaffold, iyHalRubi1_principal scaffold0056, whole genome shotgun sequence encodes:
- the LOC143363546 gene encoding uncharacterized protein LOC143363546, which produces MNTSAMETFEAVLERQTQAFAQLTKILSNTKKRGVDNFTVEYLDARLTMYQETWTQITSFNGYLQAYRKADKTKQDLPYFKANTMDRMEDAYLEGWSYLREQLTHLRPPITPPAANSSMAFPVPTVTRPAHVQLPRIELPKFDGDYTRWKSFESRFNSAVIVNGTLTDAERLQYLLRALSGEPLEAIQHLDVSDANFQIGWNRLKEIYDNERVIVHTLMQKLYSLKTIKLSQLDSLNQFAIHYRNTLEALYHLGRGTKEDHLVHFVSSKFDRELETEWNKTLGDARSYPKYDTLEKFILEQTAAVKMSSQPAPSLQTSSGPSKTLRQKTSAHIIEESRDSTTCFLCKEAHVPRDCSMFRSLSPLARFETLKNQRVCINCLGANHTVSNCPSTNVCRQCGEKHHTMLHRGETRAPSRPKTVNYRKPAASLQPPRSNASVPARTLTTPLSAEASAQPSSSGGVGSNVATHFAEASPNGTRTVLLATAMVKVFAPNGQSRLARALLDQGSQSSFVSNNLVQQLRMQKVRSPISVTGLGGEQTSNINYSVHLRIGSSKQASPALSTRAFIVRNITQYVPPPVQVENYSALSDLALADPTPASQQRIELLLGADIFAQILRPGVRRTSDQGPIAQNTVLGWILSGCLNTRNSPRLAVTAHLGVTIDPLERALARFWETEAVPEARALTPLEIECERHFDTTYSRDDDGRFIVRLPFLKSVPEDFLGDSLRGATASLERLNRKLRGNDAVKREYSEFIREYESLGHMTRLDNVDRSRNYIPHRAVIREGSLTTKLRVVFNASSHTSSGYSLNDILHTGPKLQLEITRILLAWRLHKYVFVADIEKMFRQILVHPQDRKYQCILWKNESSGSLESFELNTITYGTACAPYLSMRVIQEVNTLEGSEYPLAAPILRSSVYVDDVFMGAPDKQLLEQTRIQ